A portion of the Polaribacter cellanae genome contains these proteins:
- a CDS encoding M28 family peptidase yields MKKHLLLITLMIIPHLFFAQKQDITNTITQIEKEGIENSKVMDILSSLTNIYSPRLSGSKAYFKGAKWVEKELTALGCKVQLEPYNFPAKGWEANEFSVVLTSPRFENIISHPVAWSGSTKGKITDTPIVVDVFNLKALKRLKGKLKGRILLHKKIEDRLPDLETKLSKKELDSVIKGVPDSKSLEVNKNFISQMLKSNPFKDDKLEGILAYLKKEKVGAVLLPSVWDNHILEISSTSFQNIKNTFSVPFLFISKESAIKLKYLIQKNIQPKISVSSKTTFYNNKDYNVNILADIEGTDPKLKDEIILVGAHFDTWHGSGNASDNNAGVATIMEAFRILKKLGLKPKRTIRAGFWGGEEQIFYGSLSYLKKHIINASINDYKPEQSKTSLYLNIDSGGGAIRSFFTQGNKKVQEIILPWITPFKKWDLEYISSFPSDGSDHMVFDAANIPSIDAYQDPSLYWSHQHHTNIDEVALIKEEPMKRNAVIMAAFIYRAAMMDKKFPRRTN; encoded by the coding sequence ATGAAAAAACATCTTTTACTTATAACATTAATGATAATACCTCATTTGTTTTTTGCGCAAAAACAAGACATTACAAATACGATTACACAAATAGAAAAAGAAGGCATAGAAAATTCGAAAGTAATGGATATTTTAAGTTCCTTAACCAACATTTATAGTCCTCGTTTATCAGGCTCTAAAGCCTATTTTAAAGGAGCGAAATGGGTAGAGAAAGAACTAACCGCTTTGGGTTGTAAAGTGCAATTAGAACCATATAATTTTCCTGCCAAAGGTTGGGAAGCCAATGAGTTTTCAGTGGTTTTAACTTCACCTAGGTTCGAAAACATTATTTCACATCCTGTAGCTTGGTCTGGAAGCACTAAAGGAAAAATTACAGACACACCCATTGTTGTTGATGTTTTTAATCTTAAAGCATTAAAAAGACTAAAAGGCAAATTAAAAGGGCGCATTCTTTTACATAAAAAAATTGAAGACAGGTTGCCAGATTTAGAAACAAAACTCTCTAAAAAAGAATTAGATAGCGTTATTAAAGGAGTTCCCGACAGTAAGTCTTTGGAGGTAAATAAAAATTTTATTTCCCAAATGCTAAAAAGCAATCCTTTTAAAGACGATAAATTAGAAGGAATACTCGCTTATTTGAAAAAAGAAAAAGTAGGAGCCGTTTTATTACCAAGTGTTTGGGATAATCATATTTTAGAAATTAGTAGTACCTCTTTTCAAAATATAAAAAACACATTTTCTGTTCCTTTTTTATTTATTTCTAAAGAATCTGCTATAAAATTAAAATATCTAATTCAAAAAAATATACAGCCAAAAATTTCTGTAAGCTCTAAAACAACATTTTACAATAACAAAGATTACAATGTTAATATTTTAGCAGATATTGAAGGAACTGACCCGAAATTAAAAGACGAAATTATTTTAGTAGGTGCACATTTCGATACTTGGCACGGAAGTGGAAATGCTTCTGATAATAACGCAGGAGTTGCTACAATTATGGAAGCATTTAGAATACTTAAAAAGCTAGGATTAAAACCCAAAAGAACCATTCGTGCTGGTTTTTGGGGAGGAGAAGAACAAATTTTTTACGGTTCGTTAAGCTATTTAAAAAAACACATTATAAATGCATCTATAAACGATTATAAACCAGAACAGTCTAAAACTTCTTTGTATCTAAATATAGATTCTGGTGGAGGTGCCATTCGTAGTTTTTTTACACAAGGCAACAAAAAAGTACAAGAAATAATACTTCCTTGGATAACACCATTTAAAAAATGGGATTTAGAATATATAAGTTCTTTCCCCTCAGATGGTAGCGATCACATGGTTTTTGATGCCGCCAATATTCCCAGTATTGATGCGTACCAAGATCCATCTTTATACTGGTCACATCAACATCATACAAATATAGATGAAGTTGCACTTATTAAAGAGGAACCCATGAAAAGAAATGCTGTAATTATGGCAGCATTTATTTACAGAGCTGCAATGATGGACAAAAAATTTCCCAGAAGAACGAATTAA
- a CDS encoding tetratricopeptide repeat protein has product MKNLFFLILFTVSSFSFAQQTIPQQATQNEYLLAENYYREGAYEKATQIFKKLYDKSPFNTTYLGRLIACYQETDKFKEAENLLKARIRANASQIYLYVYLGYNYERQQKKEQAKINYNLALNSLDKSPAYGGIIGRLFKDYNLLDNAILAYEKAMEKNKNANYSFQIAQIYGEKGNYKQMFESYINLVDKNEQYFNLVQRYASRYITDDSENEANILFRKTLLRKSVSNPKGIWNKLLSWLFAQQKDYKKAFVQEKALYQRNLTDLSSIFTVGKIAFENHNFDTSTECFNFIKETSKIKEEKIDANLYLAKIAVATKNPETEALFQSLLKEFGKNTSTIKIQVAYADFLTFSANKPEKAKEVLQEAIGYSRSKFDKARIKLKLGDVLVFTGKFNKALIYFSQIQTQLKNHELAQEARFKVAQTSYFKGDFTWAKAQLKVLKGSTTQLIANDAVDLFLIISDNEPLDSIPSGLKEYAQAELLAYQNKDDEAIKVLNSILENETLKELNGGFVPITNNVHFKIAKLQIKQKKYEEAILNFAKIIATDNQGFLTDEVYYEMAELYNFLGNTEKAQEYYQKIIFEHPSSIYLVEARKKYRKLRGDDI; this is encoded by the coding sequence ATGAAAAACTTATTTTTTCTTATTTTATTTACTGTTAGTAGTTTTAGTTTTGCTCAACAAACAATTCCACAACAAGCAACACAAAACGAATATTTGCTTGCGGAAAATTATTACAGGGAAGGAGCGTATGAAAAAGCGACTCAGATTTTTAAAAAATTATACGATAAATCGCCTTTTAACACCACTTATTTAGGACGATTAATTGCTTGTTATCAAGAAACCGATAAATTTAAAGAAGCAGAAAATTTGCTAAAAGCAAGGATTAGAGCTAACGCATCACAAATTTATTTATATGTGTATCTGGGTTATAATTACGAGCGTCAGCAAAAAAAAGAACAAGCAAAAATTAATTACAATTTGGCTTTAAATTCTTTGGATAAAAGCCCTGCTTATGGTGGAATTATTGGACGCCTTTTTAAAGATTATAATTTGTTAGACAATGCAATTTTGGCTTATGAGAAAGCAATGGAAAAGAATAAAAATGCCAATTACAGCTTTCAAATTGCACAAATTTATGGCGAAAAAGGAAACTACAAACAAATGTTCGAATCTTATATAAATCTGGTTGATAAAAACGAGCAATATTTTAATTTGGTGCAAAGATATGCGAGTAGATATATTACAGACGATTCCGAAAATGAAGCAAATATTTTATTTAGAAAAACACTTTTAAGAAAATCGGTTAGCAACCCAAAAGGTATTTGGAACAAGCTACTAAGCTGGTTATTTGCACAACAAAAAGATTACAAGAAAGCATTTGTTCAAGAAAAAGCTTTGTATCAAAGAAATCTTACAGATTTATCTTCCATTTTTACAGTTGGGAAAATCGCTTTCGAAAACCATAATTTCGATACCTCTACAGAATGTTTCAACTTTATTAAAGAAACATCAAAAATTAAAGAAGAAAAAATTGATGCCAATTTATACCTCGCAAAAATAGCAGTCGCCACAAAAAACCCTGAAACAGAAGCATTGTTTCAATCTCTCTTAAAAGAGTTTGGTAAAAACACATCTACCATAAAAATACAAGTAGCATATGCGGATTTTCTTACATTTTCTGCCAACAAACCAGAAAAAGCAAAAGAAGTTTTACAAGAAGCAATTGGCTATTCTCGTTCTAAATTCGACAAGGCAAGAATTAAATTAAAACTGGGAGATGTTTTAGTATTTACAGGGAAATTCAACAAAGCATTAATTTATTTTTCTCAAATACAAACACAGCTAAAAAACCACGAATTGGCGCAAGAAGCTCGTTTTAAAGTAGCGCAAACAAGTTATTTTAAAGGCGATTTTACATGGGCAAAAGCACAATTAAAAGTTTTAAAAGGCTCTACAACACAGCTAATCGCGAACGATGCTGTCGATTTATTTTTAATCATTTCCGATAACGAACCTTTAGATTCTATTCCATCAGGATTAAAAGAATATGCACAAGCAGAATTGTTGGCATATCAAAATAAAGACGACGAAGCCATAAAAGTGCTGAATTCTATCTTAGAAAACGAAACCTTAAAAGAGTTGAATGGCGGTTTTGTTCCGATTACAAATAACGTGCATTTTAAGATTGCAAAATTGCAGATAAAGCAAAAGAAATACGAAGAAGCAATTTTAAATTTCGCCAAAATTATAGCAACAGACAATCAAGGTTTTTTAACGGATGAGGTCTATTATGAAATGGCAGAATTGTACAATTTTTTAGGAAATACAGAGAAAGCACAAGAATATTATCAAAAAATAATTTTCGAGCATCCCTCCAGTATTTACTTGGTAGAAGCCAGAAAAAAATATAGAAAATTAAGAGGAGACGATATATAG
- a CDS encoding RNA methyltransferase, which yields MNRKLKNNELGRITVETFKETTKTPIIVVLDNIRSLNNIGSVFRTSDAFLIEKIYLCGICATPPNKDIHKTALGATESVDWEYAKDTLSLIEKLKNSNIKILAIEQAENSTKLNDFKPKKGEKYAIVMGNEVKGVQQEVVNASDFCIEIPQLGTKHSLNISVTTGVVIWDLFCKMKS from the coding sequence ATGAATAGAAAATTAAAGAATAACGAGTTAGGAAGAATTACAGTTGAAACATTTAAAGAAACCACAAAAACGCCAATAATTGTCGTTTTAGACAATATTAGAAGCTTAAACAACATTGGTTCTGTGTTTAGAACTTCGGATGCTTTTTTGATTGAAAAAATATATTTATGCGGAATTTGTGCAACGCCACCAAATAAAGACATTCATAAAACAGCTCTGGGTGCTACTGAATCTGTGGATTGGGAATATGCAAAAGATACGCTTTCGCTTATTGAAAAATTGAAAAATTCAAACATTAAAATATTAGCTATTGAACAAGCAGAAAACAGTACAAAATTGAATGATTTTAAACCTAAAAAGGGCGAAAAATATGCTATTGTAATGGGAAATGAAGTAAAAGGTGTGCAACAAGAAGTGGTAAACGCATCAGATTTTTGTATTGAAATCCCGCAATTGGGCACCAAACATTCTTTAAATATTTCCGTAACTACGGGTGTTGTAATTTGGGATTTGTTTTGTAAAATGAAGAGTTAA
- the rsmA gene encoding 16S rRNA (adenine(1518)-N(6)/adenine(1519)-N(6))-dimethyltransferase RsmA, with protein sequence MSVKAKKHLGQHFLTDETIAKNIAYALTENGYDNVLEIGPGMGVLTKYLLQKKPKITVMELDRESVAYLHDVFPIEHLNLDTSKEKFEIIEGDFLKKEIAEIFDKKQVAIIGNFPYNISTQIVFKVIENREYVPEFAGMFQKEVAKRISEKEGSKVYGILSVLTQAFFDVEYLFTVPPTVFDPPPKVDSGVIRFIRKKDYSLPVDEKLFFRVVKTAFNQRRKMLRSSLKSFNLSDSLKEEPIFAKRPEQLSVQDFILLTQKLAENDLGN encoded by the coding sequence ATGTCTGTAAAAGCAAAAAAACATTTAGGTCAGCATTTCTTAACAGATGAAACAATTGCAAAAAACATTGCATATGCGTTAACAGAAAATGGCTATGATAACGTCTTGGAAATTGGCCCTGGAATGGGTGTTTTAACCAAATATTTATTACAGAAAAAGCCAAAAATTACAGTCATGGAATTAGACAGAGAATCTGTTGCTTATTTGCATGATGTTTTTCCAATAGAACACCTTAACCTAGATACTTCCAAAGAAAAATTCGAGATTATAGAAGGCGATTTCTTAAAGAAAGAAATAGCAGAAATTTTCGATAAAAAACAAGTCGCAATTATTGGTAATTTCCCATATAACATTTCTACACAAATTGTTTTTAAAGTGATTGAAAATAGAGAATATGTTCCTGAATTTGCTGGCATGTTTCAAAAAGAAGTTGCCAAAAGAATTTCAGAAAAAGAAGGTTCTAAAGTGTACGGAATTTTATCTGTTTTAACGCAAGCTTTCTTTGATGTAGAATATCTTTTTACAGTGCCTCCAACCGTTTTCGATCCACCACCAAAAGTAGATTCTGGTGTTATAAGATTCATCAGAAAAAAGGATTATTCGCTTCCTGTAGACGAAAAATTATTTTTTAGAGTCGTAAAAACAGCATTTAATCAACGTAGAAAAATGTTGCGTTCTAGCTTAAAATCTTTTAATCTTTCGGATTCTTTAAAAGAAGAACCTATATTTGCGAAACGCCCAGAACAATTATCGGTACAAGACTTTATTTTATTGACGCAAAAATTAGCAGAAAATGACCTTGGAAATTAA
- the serS gene encoding serine--tRNA ligase, translating to MLQVQFIRENKELVLAGLAKRNFANAETIVEQVLTADENRRATQVALDDVLAESNTLSKEIGGLFKSGEIQKANILKEKTSQLKEQSKELSEKLNGFGDELQNLLYQIPNIPHASVKAGNSEEDNEEVFKEGMIPDLGKNALPHWELAKKYNIIDFELGTKITGAGFPVYKGKGARLQRALINYFLDKNIEAGYKEYQVPHLVNAASATATGQLPDKDGQMYHATIDDLYLIPTAEVPITNMFRGNLMQESDFPITATGYTPCFRREAGSYGAHVRGLNRLHQFDKVEIVRVEHPDKSYHALSEMVEHIKNILRELKLPYRILRLCGGDTGFTAALTFDFELFSTAQDRWLEISSASNFETFQANRLKLRFKNKEGKSELAHTLNGSSLALPRVLAGILENYQTEDGIKIPDVLVPYCGFEMIQ from the coding sequence ATGTTACAAGTACAATTTATTAGAGAAAACAAAGAATTAGTTTTAGCAGGATTGGCAAAACGTAATTTTGCGAATGCAGAAACTATTGTTGAGCAAGTTTTAACTGCGGATGAAAACAGAAGAGCAACACAGGTTGCTTTAGACGATGTTTTAGCGGAATCTAATACTTTATCCAAAGAAATTGGCGGTCTTTTTAAATCTGGAGAAATACAAAAAGCCAACATTTTAAAAGAAAAAACGAGTCAGCTAAAAGAACAATCTAAAGAATTGTCAGAAAAATTAAATGGTTTTGGTGATGAGCTTCAGAACTTATTATATCAAATACCAAATATTCCTCATGCTTCTGTAAAAGCAGGAAATTCTGAAGAAGATAACGAAGAGGTTTTTAAAGAAGGAATGATACCTGATTTAGGCAAAAATGCATTGCCTCATTGGGAATTGGCAAAGAAATACAACATTATCGATTTCGAGTTAGGTACAAAAATTACAGGTGCTGGTTTTCCTGTTTACAAAGGAAAAGGAGCAAGATTACAACGTGCATTAATTAATTATTTTTTAGATAAAAATATTGAAGCTGGTTATAAAGAATACCAAGTGCCACATTTGGTAAACGCAGCATCTGCCACAGCAACTGGGCAATTGCCAGATAAAGACGGACAAATGTACCACGCAACAATAGACGATTTATATTTAATACCAACTGCAGAAGTACCAATTACCAATATGTTTCGTGGCAATTTAATGCAAGAAAGCGATTTTCCAATTACAGCAACTGGCTACACACCTTGTTTTAGACGCGAAGCTGGTAGTTATGGCGCACATGTTCGTGGTTTAAACAGGTTGCATCAATTCGATAAAGTAGAGATTGTAAGAGTAGAGCATCCAGATAAATCATATCACGCTTTAAGTGAAATGGTAGAGCATATAAAAAACATTTTAAGAGAATTGAAATTGCCTTACAGAATTTTACGTTTGTGTGGAGGAGATACTGGTTTTACTGCTGCTTTAACATTCGATTTCGAATTATTTTCTACAGCGCAAGATAGATGGTTAGAAATTAGTTCGGCTTCAAATTTTGAAACTTTTCAAGCAAATAGATTAAAATTACGTTTTAAAAATAAAGAAGGTAAAAGTGAACTTGCACACACATTAAATGGTAGTTCTTTAGCTTTACCACGTGTTTTAGCAGGAATTTTAGAGAATTATCAAACCGAAGATGGTATTAAAATACCAGATGTGTTGGTTCCTTATTGTGGATTTGAAATGATTCAGTAA
- a CDS encoding MarR family winged helix-turn-helix transcriptional regulator: MDKKINFHFQKPEDNLGYLLWQTTMLWQKQMNRALDEINLTHTQFVIMAALGWLLKSSKNVTQKEIADHSNTDRMMVSKILRTLQKNELIERKEHETDTRAKCVFLTDKGIDTLQKAIEIKTQANNLFFGKLSDKQKFGNELRNITE, translated from the coding sequence ATGGACAAGAAAATTAATTTTCACTTTCAGAAACCAGAAGACAATTTAGGGTATTTACTTTGGCAAACCACTATGTTATGGCAAAAACAAATGAACCGAGCCTTGGACGAAATCAACTTGACCCATACACAGTTTGTGATTATGGCAGCATTAGGTTGGCTTTTAAAAAGTTCAAAAAATGTAACCCAAAAAGAAATTGCTGACCATAGCAATACAGACAGAATGATGGTCTCAAAAATACTTCGTACACTACAAAAAAATGAATTGATTGAACGAAAAGAACACGAAACGGACACAAGAGCGAAATGTGTTTTCTTGACCGACAAAGGAATTGACACTTTACAAAAAGCTATTGAGATAAAGACACAAGCAAATAATTTATTTTTTGGTAAATTGTCGGACAAACAAAAATTCGGAAATGAATTAAGAAACATTACGGAATAA
- a CDS encoding EVE domain-containing protein, translated as MKKGDFVIYYSSKEYFDKKDKCQEFTAIGQVKSNDIYPFEMTPEFCPFRIEIDFLESKDISILPLIDELDFIPNKQKWGYPFRWGTLQIGKHDFQLISKLMLYGQEN; from the coding sequence ATGAAAAAAGGAGATTTTGTTATTTACTATTCAAGTAAGGAATATTTCGACAAAAAAGATAAGTGTCAAGAATTTACTGCTATTGGTCAAGTAAAATCTAACGATATTTACCCGTTTGAAATGACACCTGAATTTTGCCCTTTCCGAATTGAAATTGACTTCTTGGAATCTAAAGACATCTCAATTCTTCCTTTGATTGACGAATTAGATTTTATTCCCAACAAACAAAAATGGGGTTATCCTTTTCGTTGGGGAACTTTACAAATAGGCAAACACGATTTTCAATTAATTTCAAAATTAATGCTATATGGACAAGAAAATTAA
- a CDS encoding DUF2798 domain-containing protein, with protein MNLTEKQTKIIFGILMAFFMALAMSFIMVLINVGVVKAFLPIWMKSFAIGFVVAVPTSMVAAPISQKFISTISKNGK; from the coding sequence ATGAATTTAACTGAAAAACAAACGAAAATTATTTTTGGAATTTTAATGGCATTTTTTATGGCTTTGGCAATGTCATTTATAATGGTACTTATTAACGTAGGAGTGGTCAAAGCATTTTTGCCGATTTGGATGAAAAGTTTTGCAATTGGATTTGTGGTTGCAGTTCCAACCTCTATGGTAGCAGCACCTATTTCTCAAAAATTTATAAGTACAATTTCAAAGAATGGAAAATAG
- a CDS encoding DUF4286 family protein: MYIYNVTINIDESVHEEWLTWMETHILDVLNTGRFISAKLTQVLVDEEMSGKTYSVQYTANTREDLNDYYQFDADKLRKDGLKFADKMVAFRTELRVVNEFYPTVTSN; encoded by the coding sequence ATGTACATATACAACGTAACAATAAATATAGATGAAAGTGTTCATGAAGAGTGGTTAACTTGGATGGAAACACACATTTTAGATGTTTTAAATACTGGCAGATTTATATCCGCAAAACTCACACAGGTTTTAGTAGACGAAGAAATGAGTGGAAAAACCTATTCTGTACAATACACTGCAAATACGAGAGAAGATTTAAACGATTATTATCAATTTGATGCCGATAAATTAAGAAAAGATGGACTAAAATTTGCCGATAAAATGGTTGCTTTTAGAACAGAATTACGTGTTGTAAATGAATTTTACCCTACAGTTACGAGTAATTAA
- the mgtE gene encoding magnesium transporter — MTLEINNEFLDNLTELIASKNDKKISALFAEVHFADIAEVLDELDFDEAIYIIKLLDSEKTSEILTELDEDTREKILENLSAREIADEIGEMDTDDAADIIGELSEERQRRVINALEDDDLAADIKELLSYDDNTAGALMAKELVKVYETWTVAGCMRRIRGQAKEVTRVHSIYVVDKEEKLVGRLSLKDLITSKSDQKIADILKPKVDAVNVHEDDEEVAKIMAKYDLEAIPVVDDNNVLLGRITIDDIVDVIRDEADKDYQMAAGFSQDVEVNDTIWELTKARLPWLILALFGGFISVSVLGSFDSAMVKYKELFFFTPLIAAMAGNVGVQSSAIIVQGLANDSLKGSLFRRLLKEILQGLLNGFVLAALLMSAGMLFLGFPLDLGITVAASLISVIVIASIIGTFIPIILAKRGIDPALATGPFITTSNDILGILIYFSIAKLVLGF, encoded by the coding sequence ATGACCTTGGAAATTAATAACGAATTTCTAGACAATCTAACAGAACTTATCGCCTCTAAAAACGATAAAAAAATTTCTGCGCTGTTTGCTGAGGTCCATTTTGCAGATATTGCAGAAGTTTTAGACGAATTAGATTTCGACGAAGCTATCTATATTATAAAACTTTTAGACAGCGAAAAAACATCGGAAATTCTTACAGAATTAGATGAAGACACACGTGAAAAAATCTTAGAAAATTTATCTGCTAGAGAAATTGCCGATGAAATTGGAGAGATGGACACAGATGATGCTGCAGATATTATTGGAGAACTTTCCGAAGAACGCCAAAGACGTGTAATAAATGCGCTGGAAGACGACGACTTAGCTGCAGATATTAAAGAATTATTGTCTTACGACGATAATACTGCAGGTGCTCTAATGGCGAAAGAATTGGTAAAAGTTTACGAAACTTGGACGGTTGCAGGTTGCATGCGAAGAATTCGTGGCCAAGCAAAAGAAGTAACCAGAGTACACTCCATTTATGTAGTAGACAAAGAAGAAAAATTGGTAGGTAGATTGTCTTTAAAAGACTTAATTACCTCTAAATCCGACCAAAAAATAGCCGATATTTTAAAGCCAAAAGTAGATGCTGTAAATGTGCATGAAGATGATGAAGAAGTCGCAAAAATTATGGCAAAATACGATTTAGAAGCCATCCCTGTTGTAGACGATAATAACGTTTTATTGGGTAGAATTACTATTGATGATATTGTAGATGTTATTCGAGACGAAGCCGATAAAGATTACCAAATGGCAGCAGGTTTTTCGCAAGATGTAGAAGTAAATGACACCATTTGGGAACTCACAAAAGCACGTTTGCCTTGGTTAATATTAGCACTTTTTGGTGGTTTTATATCAGTTTCCGTTTTAGGAAGTTTCGATAGTGCCATGGTTAAGTATAAAGAATTATTCTTTTTTACACCTTTAATTGCTGCAATGGCTGGAAATGTGGGTGTACAATCTTCCGCAATTATTGTGCAAGGTTTGGCAAACGACAGCTTAAAAGGTTCTCTTTTTAGAAGACTTTTAAAGGAAATTTTACAAGGTTTATTAAACGGTTTTGTCTTGGCGGCTTTGTTAATGTCTGCAGGAATGTTATTTTTAGGTTTTCCTTTAGATTTAGGAATTACAGTAGCAGCCTCTCTTATTTCTGTAATTGTAATCGCTTCGATTATTGGAACATTTATTCCCATTATTTTGGCAAAAAGAGGCATAGACCCTGCATTGGCAACTGGCCCTTTTATTACGACCAGTAACGATATTTTAGGAATATTAATTTACTTTTCAATCGCGAAGTTGGTACTAGGTTTTTAG
- a CDS encoding transposase — MKCNTAFQFFPLSENYDAHYARFLEGDLGKIYSAIPWNDLVSSFGISEQSKGRNYLFSPKGRLGLMFLKHYANCSDRKLIEQLNSNLDYQFFCDIELGFERLTNYKIVSQIRCELAEKLDINSIEKILFNSWKNEIENPNQIVMDATCYESEVRYPSIQKLLWESVHWLYNQLRKTCSILGVKMIRSKYIKWKKRYQGFSKMRRKTKSKRISLTRGLLNLLSKFINFEKELSENHNIEFIALYYKRINTIQRIYKQQKDHFDTGEKIKDRIVSIQKDYIRPIVRGKEVKPVEFGAKVNKVQIDGISFIEHINFNAFHEGNRFIQTVQKAQGLTRKKVKIAGADKIYATNKNRKHCSSKNIETDFIPKGKKPKNHKEKKQLRAIIAKERATRLEGSFGKDKEYYHLRKIKAKTKKNEILWIFFGIHTGNALEIGRRKIAKTAQQVV; from the coding sequence CTGAAATGCAACACCGCATTTCAATTTTTTCCCCTCAGCGAGAATTATGATGCTCATTATGCGCGATTTTTAGAGGGAGATTTAGGTAAAATCTACTCTGCAATTCCTTGGAATGATTTAGTTAGCTCTTTTGGTATTTCTGAACAATCAAAAGGGAGAAACTATCTTTTTAGTCCTAAAGGAAGACTAGGTTTAATGTTTTTAAAACATTATGCTAATTGTTCAGATAGAAAATTGATTGAGCAACTAAACTCGAATTTAGACTATCAATTTTTCTGTGATATAGAACTAGGTTTTGAACGCTTAACAAACTATAAAATAGTGAGCCAAATACGTTGTGAATTAGCAGAGAAACTCGATATTAATTCCATAGAAAAAATTCTATTCAACTCTTGGAAAAACGAAATTGAAAACCCCAATCAAATTGTAATGGATGCTACTTGTTATGAAAGTGAAGTTCGTTACCCTAGCATCCAAAAATTACTTTGGGAGTCGGTTCATTGGTTGTACAATCAATTACGTAAAACCTGCTCTATATTAGGGGTTAAAATGATTAGAAGTAAATATATCAAGTGGAAAAAACGTTATCAAGGATTTAGTAAAATGCGAAGAAAAACCAAGTCGAAACGTATTTCATTAACCCGAGGTTTACTCAATCTGTTAAGTAAATTTATCAACTTTGAAAAAGAGTTGTCAGAAAATCACAATATTGAGTTTATAGCTTTGTATTATAAGCGAATAAATACAATTCAAAGGATTTACAAACAACAAAAAGATCATTTTGATACAGGAGAAAAAATCAAAGATAGAATTGTAAGCATTCAAAAGGATTATATTCGTCCTATTGTTCGAGGAAAGGAAGTAAAACCTGTTGAATTTGGAGCAAAAGTTAACAAAGTTCAAATTGATGGAATTAGCTTTATCGAACATATTAACTTTAATGCATTTCATGAAGGAAATCGTTTTATTCAAACAGTCCAAAAAGCACAAGGATTAACTCGAAAAAAAGTAAAAATAGCTGGAGCAGATAAAATTTATGCCACCAATAAAAATAGAAAACACTGTAGTTCTAAGAACATAGAAACAGACTTTATCCCCAAGGGAAAAAAGCCGAAAAATCATAAAGAAAAAAAGCAACTTAGAGCTATTATCGCAAAAGAAAGAGCTACAAGATTAGAAGGTTCTTTTGGAAAGGATAAAGAATATTATCACTTACGAAAAATAAAAGCCAAAACTAAAAAGAATGAAATTCTATGGATATTCTTTGGAATACACACAGGGAATGCTCTTGAAATTGGCCGAAGAAAAATAGCTAAAACAGCACAACAAGTAGTCTAA